In one Diprion similis isolate iyDipSimi1 chromosome 6, iyDipSimi1.1, whole genome shotgun sequence genomic region, the following are encoded:
- the LOC124407568 gene encoding sister chromatid cohesion protein PDS5 homolog B-B isoform X3: protein MSEIVYPQGCRSVTEDLGPDELIRRLKTLAHTLQAMGQDEGMYQQYIPLALHLAEDHFLMHQSKDVQLLIACCIADVLRVYAPEAPYKDADQVKTIFLFLIKQLSGLKDPKDPAFKRYFYLLENLAYVKSFNMCFELEDCQEIFCALFSLMFKIVNDEHSGKVKSFMLDVLCPLITESDIVGNELLDIILMNIVEPNKTQKKNAYLLAKELVIKCSDTLEPYIQAFFNHVLILGKEEKGLQICKKVYDLIYELNHICPSVLLSVLPQLECKLKSSLENERLGAVALLARMFSEKGSQLAIQHTQLWRAFLGRFNDISVSIRIKCVQYSMHFLLNHSELRKDITDTLKLRQHDADESVRYEVVMAIVTTARRDFEVVSDSEDLLEFVKERTLDKKFKIRKEAMSGLAMIYKKHLNDADVPQATKKAVTWIKDKILHGYYMAGMEDRLLVERLLNTCLVPYQLSPEERMKKLYHLLGTIDDHASKAFVELQKHQLAVRRSVVEWVEITKKPESPSRDRDLLAKVSQISRFLPDPMKAQEFLQKFSLHMKKDPTLLQGMETIVQPNVTCKECAETTSLVLKKLGQPVMTNLYYNTIKMLLERVSSVMIDEEAIRVLIGYVLDCLKGGNVIEEVGLNPNNAGEKGLRLLVIVKELLVKENSEQTTDVIEGDWCREDQLPEETRCRLEALKCMARWLLGLKSDVLSAQKTFRMLNAFVVNKGDLLQQGRLSRAEMSWLRLQAGCSMLKICEQKGVGDQFTAEQFYNLSQLMVDEVPQVREAFGGKLHKGLGRGIPNKCLPLDFMGYYALAGKEQDKRLKYLLKTYMQTDINKRRDYVKTLSLGTVDKAMGQLPHILPDYMLVFAVPILAHDPEFTNYNDTSQLKVIQQCLWYILEPLITKNEFYCYGFYKNLIERMKSHKDALKPEDDNVNYKLWAVCDLAMNVIFSKTTNFDLKEFPSETRIPTMYFKKADELLANSKNYLPAEMQVNMSSPKAKGLLHNTHIGSDRPQRRTKSKQQKEVGIGPNETDARLQIGEMECIDAQPAEASETRIQLPGLDDEIEEPPAKRMLRDSDKINLK, encoded by the exons ATGTCAGAAATAGTTTACCCCCAAGGGTGCAGATCCGTTACGGAAGATCTCGGTCCGGATGAATTAATCAGACGTCTAAAG ACATTGGCACATACCCTGCAAGCTATGGGTCAGGATGAGGGAATGTACCAGCAGTACATTCCATTGGCTTTACACTTGGCCGAAGATCATTTCCTCATGCACCAAAGTAAAGATGTACAGTTATTAATTGCATGTTGCATTGCTGATGTTCTCAGAGTTTATGCACCTGAGGCTCCGTACAAAGACGCCGACcag gtgaagacaatatttttatttctcatcaaACAACTGTCAGGTCTAAAGGATCCAAAAGATCCGGCATTCAAGCGGTACTTTTACTTGCTTGAAAATTTGGCATACGTGAAATCTTTCAACATGTGCTTCGAACTGGAAGATTGTCAAGAAATATTCTGCGCGTTATTTTCACTCATGTTTAAAATAGTCAA CGACGAGCACTctggaaaagtaaaaagttttaTGCTGGATGTCTTATGTCCACTTATAACGGAATCGGATATAGTTGGAAACGAGTTATTGGACATAATTCTGATGAATATTGTAGAGCCAAATAAGACTCAGAAAAAGAATGCTTACCTGTTAGCAAAAGAACTTGTGATTAAGTGCAGTGACACTCTGGAACCATATATTCAAGCG ttttttaaTCACGTGCTGATTCTTGGAAAGGAAGAGAAAGGTCTACAGATATGTAAAAAAGTGTATGACTTAATATATGAATTGAATCACATTTGTCCCAGCGTTCTGCTATCCGTCCTTCCACAGTTGGAATGTAAACTGAAATCATCTTTGGAGAACGAGAGGCTGGGTGCCGTAGCTTTACTTGCTAGAATGTTTTCAGAAAAAGGATCGCAGCTAGCCATACAGCATACCCAGCTGTGGCGAGCGTTTCTAGGTAGATTTAACGACATAAGCGTATCAATTCGCATAAAGTGTGTTCAGTATTCAATGCATTTCTTACTGAATCATTCGGAGCTCAGAAAAGACATTACCGATACATTGAAATTGAGGCAACATGACGCAGACGAAAGCGTAAGGTACGAAGTCGTCATGGCAATTGTTACCACCGCACGAAGAGATTTTGAAGTTGTGTCAGACAGTGAAGATCTGCTGGAATTTGTGAAGGAAAGAACACTggacaaaaaa TTTAAAATTCGGAAGGAAGCTATGTCGGGGTTGGCAATGATTTACAAAAAGCATCTCAACGACGCTGACGTACCTCAAGCTACAAAAAAGGCAGTGACTTGGattaaagataaaattttgcatGGATATTACATGGCTGGAATGGAAGATAGATTACTTGTCGAAAGGCTACTTAATACATGTTTAGTACCGTACCAACTAAGCCCAgaagagagaatgaaaaaactgtATCACTTGTTGGGAACTATCGATGATCATGCATCAAAAGCATTTGTTGAGCTGCAAAAGCATCAATTAGC GGTGAGAAGATCTGTTGTCGAATGGGTAGAGATTACAAAGAAGCCAGAATCTCCCAGTCGTGACCGAGACTTGTTGGCCAAAGTTTCACAGATATCACGTTTCCTACCAGATCCAATGAAGGCACAAGAATTCTTACAGAAATTTAGCCTTCATATGAAGAAAGACCCGACATTGCTTCAAGGAATGGAAACCATTGTACAACCTAATGTTACCTGTAAAGAATGTGCAGAAACTACCAGTTTAGTTCTAAAGAAGCTGGGTCAACCGGTTATGACTAATCTATACTACAACACAATTAAAATGTTGTTAGAGAGAGTGAGCTCAGTCATGATAGATGAAGAAGCAATTCGg gtATTAATTGGATATGTCTTGGACTGTTTAAAAGGAGGTAATGTCATTGAAGAAGTCGGATTAAATCCAAACAACGCTGGTGAAAAGGGATTGAGATTGCTTgtg ATCGTCAAAGAACTCCTGGTGAAGGAAAACAGTGAACAAACTACAGATGTTATAGAAGGTGATTGGTGTCGAGAAGATCAATTACCTGAAGAAACGCGTTGCCGTTTAGAAGCATTGAAATGTATGGCCAGGTGGCTGTTGGGACTTAAGAGTGACGTTCTTTCCGCCCAAAAAACATTCAGAATGCTTAACGCATTTGTAGTAAATAAAGGTGACCTATTGCAACAAGGCAGATTAAGTAGAGCAGAGATGAGCTGGCTCAGATTGCAGGCTGGGTGCTCGATGCTTAAGATATGCGAGCAGAAGGGAGTAGGAGATCAATTTACAGCGGAGCAATTCTACAATCTATCCCAACTCATGGTT GATGAAGTCCCACAGGTCAGAGAAGCTTTCGGAGGTAAACTTCACAAAGGTCTGGGCAGAGGGATACCAAATAAATGCTTACCCCTTGATTTTATGGGGTATTATGCACTCGCTGGTAAAGAGCAAGATAAGAGGCTGAAATATCTTTTGAAAacatacatgcaaacagataTTAACAAAAGAAGAGACTATGTAAAAACATTATCACTGGGAACTGTGGACAAAGCGATGG GTCAATTACCCCATATTCTACCTGACTACATGCTGGTATTTGCGGTCCCAATTCTGGCACACGATCCCGAGTTCACAAACTATAATGACACGAGCCAACTTAAGGTCATTCAGCAGTGTCTTTGGTACATTCTGGAGCCGTTGATAACCAAAAATGAATTCTACTGTTACGGATTTTACAAAAACCTGATCGAGCGAATGAAAAGTCACAAGGATGCGTTGAAACCAGAGGATGACAATGTCAACTAT aaattATGGGCCGTGTGTGATTTAGCTATGAATGTTATATTTTCGAAGACAACAAACTTTGATTTGAAAGAGTTCCCGAGTGAAACCCGCATTCCTACAATGTATTTCAAGAAAGCTGATGAACTCTTGgcaaattctaaaaattacCTGCCTGCTGAAATGCAAGTAAATATGTCCAGTCCCAAAGCGAAAGGTCTACTTCACAATACACACATCGGTAGTGACAGACCTCAACGTAGGACGAAATCAAAACAGCAAAAGGAAGTAGGCATTGGACCGAATGAGACAGACGCTAGA ctgcaaatcggagaaatggAATGTATTGATGCACAG CCTGCAGAAGCATCAGAGACCAGAATCCAACTTCCTGGATTGGATGACGAG atCGAAGAACCACCGGCCAAAAGAATGCTCAGAGATtctgataaaattaatttgaagtGA
- the LOC124407568 gene encoding sister chromatid cohesion protein PDS5 homolog B isoform X2 yields the protein MSEIVYPQGCRSVTEDLGPDELIRRLKTLAHTLQAMGQDEGMYQQYIPLALHLAEDHFLMHQSKDVQLLIACCIADVLRVYAPEAPYKDADQVKTIFLFLIKQLSGLKDPKDPAFKRYFYLLENLAYVKSFNMCFELEDCQEIFCALFSLMFKIVNDEHSGKVKSFMLDVLCPLITESDIVGNELLDIILMNIVEPNKTQKKNAYLLAKELVIKCSDTLEPYIQAFFNHVLILGKEEKGLQICKKVYDLIYELNHICPSVLLSVLPQLECKLKSSLENERLGAVALLARMFSEKGSQLAIQHTQLWRAFLGRFNDISVSIRIKCVQYSMHFLLNHSELRKDITDTLKLRQHDADESVRYEVVMAIVTTARRDFEVVSDSEDLLEFVKERTLDKKFKIRKEAMSGLAMIYKKHLNDADVPQATKKAVTWIKDKILHGYYMAGMEDRLLVERLLNTCLVPYQLSPEERMKKLYHLLGTIDDHASKAFVELQKHQLAVRRSVVEWVEITKKPESPSRDRDLLAKVSQISRFLPDPMKAQEFLQKFSLHMKKDPTLLQGMETIVQPNVTCKECAETTSLVLKKLGQPVMTNLYYNTIKMLLERVSSVMIDEEAIRVLIGYVLDCLKGGNVIEEVGLNPNNAGEKGLRLLVMLSFVFGPHFLHADILMRLVNLLELDDEMVAPLVLSIFTFLGKYKSLSEVAPDIMNLMVPLCKTFAETGTPKQAKQAIRCLFVNMANIHDSIFPEIIERIKNTLSPTSEHYRTSIVTLGHIAYNLPDKYQIQIKNMVSRKIVKELLVKENSEQTTDVIEGDWCREDQLPEETRCRLEALKCMARWLLGLKSDVLSAQKTFRMLNAFVVNKGDLLQQGRLSRAEMSWLRLQAGCSMLKICEQKGVGDQFTAEQFYNLSQLMVDEVPQVREAFGGKLHKGLGRGIPNKCLPLDFMGYYALAGKEQDKRLKYLLKTYMQTDINKRRDYVKTLSLGTVDKAMGQLPHILPDYMLVFAVPILAHDPEFTNYNDTSQLKVIQQCLWYILEPLITKNEFYCYGFYKNLIERMKSHKDALKPEDDNVNYKLWAVCDLAMNVIFSKTTNFDLKEFPSETRIPTMYFKKADELLANSKNYLPAEMQVNMSSPKAKGLLHNTHIGSDRPQRRTKSKQQKEVGIGPNETDARPAEASETRIQLPGLDDEIEEPPAKRMLRDSDKINLK from the exons ATGTCAGAAATAGTTTACCCCCAAGGGTGCAGATCCGTTACGGAAGATCTCGGTCCGGATGAATTAATCAGACGTCTAAAG ACATTGGCACATACCCTGCAAGCTATGGGTCAGGATGAGGGAATGTACCAGCAGTACATTCCATTGGCTTTACACTTGGCCGAAGATCATTTCCTCATGCACCAAAGTAAAGATGTACAGTTATTAATTGCATGTTGCATTGCTGATGTTCTCAGAGTTTATGCACCTGAGGCTCCGTACAAAGACGCCGACcag gtgaagacaatatttttatttctcatcaaACAACTGTCAGGTCTAAAGGATCCAAAAGATCCGGCATTCAAGCGGTACTTTTACTTGCTTGAAAATTTGGCATACGTGAAATCTTTCAACATGTGCTTCGAACTGGAAGATTGTCAAGAAATATTCTGCGCGTTATTTTCACTCATGTTTAAAATAGTCAA CGACGAGCACTctggaaaagtaaaaagttttaTGCTGGATGTCTTATGTCCACTTATAACGGAATCGGATATAGTTGGAAACGAGTTATTGGACATAATTCTGATGAATATTGTAGAGCCAAATAAGACTCAGAAAAAGAATGCTTACCTGTTAGCAAAAGAACTTGTGATTAAGTGCAGTGACACTCTGGAACCATATATTCAAGCG ttttttaaTCACGTGCTGATTCTTGGAAAGGAAGAGAAAGGTCTACAGATATGTAAAAAAGTGTATGACTTAATATATGAATTGAATCACATTTGTCCCAGCGTTCTGCTATCCGTCCTTCCACAGTTGGAATGTAAACTGAAATCATCTTTGGAGAACGAGAGGCTGGGTGCCGTAGCTTTACTTGCTAGAATGTTTTCAGAAAAAGGATCGCAGCTAGCCATACAGCATACCCAGCTGTGGCGAGCGTTTCTAGGTAGATTTAACGACATAAGCGTATCAATTCGCATAAAGTGTGTTCAGTATTCAATGCATTTCTTACTGAATCATTCGGAGCTCAGAAAAGACATTACCGATACATTGAAATTGAGGCAACATGACGCAGACGAAAGCGTAAGGTACGAAGTCGTCATGGCAATTGTTACCACCGCACGAAGAGATTTTGAAGTTGTGTCAGACAGTGAAGATCTGCTGGAATTTGTGAAGGAAAGAACACTggacaaaaaa TTTAAAATTCGGAAGGAAGCTATGTCGGGGTTGGCAATGATTTACAAAAAGCATCTCAACGACGCTGACGTACCTCAAGCTACAAAAAAGGCAGTGACTTGGattaaagataaaattttgcatGGATATTACATGGCTGGAATGGAAGATAGATTACTTGTCGAAAGGCTACTTAATACATGTTTAGTACCGTACCAACTAAGCCCAgaagagagaatgaaaaaactgtATCACTTGTTGGGAACTATCGATGATCATGCATCAAAAGCATTTGTTGAGCTGCAAAAGCATCAATTAGC GGTGAGAAGATCTGTTGTCGAATGGGTAGAGATTACAAAGAAGCCAGAATCTCCCAGTCGTGACCGAGACTTGTTGGCCAAAGTTTCACAGATATCACGTTTCCTACCAGATCCAATGAAGGCACAAGAATTCTTACAGAAATTTAGCCTTCATATGAAGAAAGACCCGACATTGCTTCAAGGAATGGAAACCATTGTACAACCTAATGTTACCTGTAAAGAATGTGCAGAAACTACCAGTTTAGTTCTAAAGAAGCTGGGTCAACCGGTTATGACTAATCTATACTACAACACAATTAAAATGTTGTTAGAGAGAGTGAGCTCAGTCATGATAGATGAAGAAGCAATTCGg gtATTAATTGGATATGTCTTGGACTGTTTAAAAGGAGGTAATGTCATTGAAGAAGTCGGATTAAATCCAAACAACGCTGGTGAAAAGGGATTGAGATTGCTTgtg ATGTTATCATTCGTTTTTGGCCCACATTTCCTTCACGCCGATATACTAATGCGTTTGGTCAACTTGTTGGAGCTTGATGATGAAATGGTCGCACCATTGGTTCTTTCTATATTCACGTTTTTGGGAAAATATAAATCACTGTCTGAGGTGGCTCCTGACATAATGAACCTCATGGTCCCTTTGTGTAAAACATTCGCTGAAACTGGCACTCCGAAACAAGCCAAACAGGCAATCAGGTGCTTGTTTGTTAACATGGCGAACATTCACGATTCCATTTTCCCCGAAATCATTGAAAGGATCAAAAACACACTCTCACCAACTTCAGAACATTACCGAACGTCAATTGTTACATTGGGACATATCGCCTACAATTTGCCTGACAAGTatcaaatacaaataaaaaacatgGTCTCCAGAAAG ATCGTCAAAGAACTCCTGGTGAAGGAAAACAGTGAACAAACTACAGATGTTATAGAAGGTGATTGGTGTCGAGAAGATCAATTACCTGAAGAAACGCGTTGCCGTTTAGAAGCATTGAAATGTATGGCCAGGTGGCTGTTGGGACTTAAGAGTGACGTTCTTTCCGCCCAAAAAACATTCAGAATGCTTAACGCATTTGTAGTAAATAAAGGTGACCTATTGCAACAAGGCAGATTAAGTAGAGCAGAGATGAGCTGGCTCAGATTGCAGGCTGGGTGCTCGATGCTTAAGATATGCGAGCAGAAGGGAGTAGGAGATCAATTTACAGCGGAGCAATTCTACAATCTATCCCAACTCATGGTT GATGAAGTCCCACAGGTCAGAGAAGCTTTCGGAGGTAAACTTCACAAAGGTCTGGGCAGAGGGATACCAAATAAATGCTTACCCCTTGATTTTATGGGGTATTATGCACTCGCTGGTAAAGAGCAAGATAAGAGGCTGAAATATCTTTTGAAAacatacatgcaaacagataTTAACAAAAGAAGAGACTATGTAAAAACATTATCACTGGGAACTGTGGACAAAGCGATGG GTCAATTACCCCATATTCTACCTGACTACATGCTGGTATTTGCGGTCCCAATTCTGGCACACGATCCCGAGTTCACAAACTATAATGACACGAGCCAACTTAAGGTCATTCAGCAGTGTCTTTGGTACATTCTGGAGCCGTTGATAACCAAAAATGAATTCTACTGTTACGGATTTTACAAAAACCTGATCGAGCGAATGAAAAGTCACAAGGATGCGTTGAAACCAGAGGATGACAATGTCAACTAT aaattATGGGCCGTGTGTGATTTAGCTATGAATGTTATATTTTCGAAGACAACAAACTTTGATTTGAAAGAGTTCCCGAGTGAAACCCGCATTCCTACAATGTATTTCAAGAAAGCTGATGAACTCTTGgcaaattctaaaaattacCTGCCTGCTGAAATGCAAGTAAATATGTCCAGTCCCAAAGCGAAAGGTCTACTTCACAATACACACATCGGTAGTGACAGACCTCAACGTAGGACGAAATCAAAACAGCAAAAGGAAGTAGGCATTGGACCGAATGAGACAGACGCTAGA CCTGCAGAAGCATCAGAGACCAGAATCCAACTTCCTGGATTGGATGACGAG atCGAAGAACCACCGGCCAAAAGAATGCTCAGAGATtctgataaaattaatttgaagtGA
- the LOC124407568 gene encoding sister chromatid cohesion protein PDS5 homolog B isoform X1 codes for MSEIVYPQGCRSVTEDLGPDELIRRLKTLAHTLQAMGQDEGMYQQYIPLALHLAEDHFLMHQSKDVQLLIACCIADVLRVYAPEAPYKDADQVKTIFLFLIKQLSGLKDPKDPAFKRYFYLLENLAYVKSFNMCFELEDCQEIFCALFSLMFKIVNDEHSGKVKSFMLDVLCPLITESDIVGNELLDIILMNIVEPNKTQKKNAYLLAKELVIKCSDTLEPYIQAFFNHVLILGKEEKGLQICKKVYDLIYELNHICPSVLLSVLPQLECKLKSSLENERLGAVALLARMFSEKGSQLAIQHTQLWRAFLGRFNDISVSIRIKCVQYSMHFLLNHSELRKDITDTLKLRQHDADESVRYEVVMAIVTTARRDFEVVSDSEDLLEFVKERTLDKKFKIRKEAMSGLAMIYKKHLNDADVPQATKKAVTWIKDKILHGYYMAGMEDRLLVERLLNTCLVPYQLSPEERMKKLYHLLGTIDDHASKAFVELQKHQLAVRRSVVEWVEITKKPESPSRDRDLLAKVSQISRFLPDPMKAQEFLQKFSLHMKKDPTLLQGMETIVQPNVTCKECAETTSLVLKKLGQPVMTNLYYNTIKMLLERVSSVMIDEEAIRVLIGYVLDCLKGGNVIEEVGLNPNNAGEKGLRLLVMLSFVFGPHFLHADILMRLVNLLELDDEMVAPLVLSIFTFLGKYKSLSEVAPDIMNLMVPLCKTFAETGTPKQAKQAIRCLFVNMANIHDSIFPEIIERIKNTLSPTSEHYRTSIVTLGHIAYNLPDKYQIQIKNMVSRKIVKELLVKENSEQTTDVIEGDWCREDQLPEETRCRLEALKCMARWLLGLKSDVLSAQKTFRMLNAFVVNKGDLLQQGRLSRAEMSWLRLQAGCSMLKICEQKGVGDQFTAEQFYNLSQLMVDEVPQVREAFGGKLHKGLGRGIPNKCLPLDFMGYYALAGKEQDKRLKYLLKTYMQTDINKRRDYVKTLSLGTVDKAMGQLPHILPDYMLVFAVPILAHDPEFTNYNDTSQLKVIQQCLWYILEPLITKNEFYCYGFYKNLIERMKSHKDALKPEDDNVNYKLWAVCDLAMNVIFSKTTNFDLKEFPSETRIPTMYFKKADELLANSKNYLPAEMQVNMSSPKAKGLLHNTHIGSDRPQRRTKSKQQKEVGIGPNETDARLQIGEMECIDAQPAEASETRIQLPGLDDEIEEPPAKRMLRDSDKINLK; via the exons ATGTCAGAAATAGTTTACCCCCAAGGGTGCAGATCCGTTACGGAAGATCTCGGTCCGGATGAATTAATCAGACGTCTAAAG ACATTGGCACATACCCTGCAAGCTATGGGTCAGGATGAGGGAATGTACCAGCAGTACATTCCATTGGCTTTACACTTGGCCGAAGATCATTTCCTCATGCACCAAAGTAAAGATGTACAGTTATTAATTGCATGTTGCATTGCTGATGTTCTCAGAGTTTATGCACCTGAGGCTCCGTACAAAGACGCCGACcag gtgaagacaatatttttatttctcatcaaACAACTGTCAGGTCTAAAGGATCCAAAAGATCCGGCATTCAAGCGGTACTTTTACTTGCTTGAAAATTTGGCATACGTGAAATCTTTCAACATGTGCTTCGAACTGGAAGATTGTCAAGAAATATTCTGCGCGTTATTTTCACTCATGTTTAAAATAGTCAA CGACGAGCACTctggaaaagtaaaaagttttaTGCTGGATGTCTTATGTCCACTTATAACGGAATCGGATATAGTTGGAAACGAGTTATTGGACATAATTCTGATGAATATTGTAGAGCCAAATAAGACTCAGAAAAAGAATGCTTACCTGTTAGCAAAAGAACTTGTGATTAAGTGCAGTGACACTCTGGAACCATATATTCAAGCG ttttttaaTCACGTGCTGATTCTTGGAAAGGAAGAGAAAGGTCTACAGATATGTAAAAAAGTGTATGACTTAATATATGAATTGAATCACATTTGTCCCAGCGTTCTGCTATCCGTCCTTCCACAGTTGGAATGTAAACTGAAATCATCTTTGGAGAACGAGAGGCTGGGTGCCGTAGCTTTACTTGCTAGAATGTTTTCAGAAAAAGGATCGCAGCTAGCCATACAGCATACCCAGCTGTGGCGAGCGTTTCTAGGTAGATTTAACGACATAAGCGTATCAATTCGCATAAAGTGTGTTCAGTATTCAATGCATTTCTTACTGAATCATTCGGAGCTCAGAAAAGACATTACCGATACATTGAAATTGAGGCAACATGACGCAGACGAAAGCGTAAGGTACGAAGTCGTCATGGCAATTGTTACCACCGCACGAAGAGATTTTGAAGTTGTGTCAGACAGTGAAGATCTGCTGGAATTTGTGAAGGAAAGAACACTggacaaaaaa TTTAAAATTCGGAAGGAAGCTATGTCGGGGTTGGCAATGATTTACAAAAAGCATCTCAACGACGCTGACGTACCTCAAGCTACAAAAAAGGCAGTGACTTGGattaaagataaaattttgcatGGATATTACATGGCTGGAATGGAAGATAGATTACTTGTCGAAAGGCTACTTAATACATGTTTAGTACCGTACCAACTAAGCCCAgaagagagaatgaaaaaactgtATCACTTGTTGGGAACTATCGATGATCATGCATCAAAAGCATTTGTTGAGCTGCAAAAGCATCAATTAGC GGTGAGAAGATCTGTTGTCGAATGGGTAGAGATTACAAAGAAGCCAGAATCTCCCAGTCGTGACCGAGACTTGTTGGCCAAAGTTTCACAGATATCACGTTTCCTACCAGATCCAATGAAGGCACAAGAATTCTTACAGAAATTTAGCCTTCATATGAAGAAAGACCCGACATTGCTTCAAGGAATGGAAACCATTGTACAACCTAATGTTACCTGTAAAGAATGTGCAGAAACTACCAGTTTAGTTCTAAAGAAGCTGGGTCAACCGGTTATGACTAATCTATACTACAACACAATTAAAATGTTGTTAGAGAGAGTGAGCTCAGTCATGATAGATGAAGAAGCAATTCGg gtATTAATTGGATATGTCTTGGACTGTTTAAAAGGAGGTAATGTCATTGAAGAAGTCGGATTAAATCCAAACAACGCTGGTGAAAAGGGATTGAGATTGCTTgtg ATGTTATCATTCGTTTTTGGCCCACATTTCCTTCACGCCGATATACTAATGCGTTTGGTCAACTTGTTGGAGCTTGATGATGAAATGGTCGCACCATTGGTTCTTTCTATATTCACGTTTTTGGGAAAATATAAATCACTGTCTGAGGTGGCTCCTGACATAATGAACCTCATGGTCCCTTTGTGTAAAACATTCGCTGAAACTGGCACTCCGAAACAAGCCAAACAGGCAATCAGGTGCTTGTTTGTTAACATGGCGAACATTCACGATTCCATTTTCCCCGAAATCATTGAAAGGATCAAAAACACACTCTCACCAACTTCAGAACATTACCGAACGTCAATTGTTACATTGGGACATATCGCCTACAATTTGCCTGACAAGTatcaaatacaaataaaaaacatgGTCTCCAGAAAG ATCGTCAAAGAACTCCTGGTGAAGGAAAACAGTGAACAAACTACAGATGTTATAGAAGGTGATTGGTGTCGAGAAGATCAATTACCTGAAGAAACGCGTTGCCGTTTAGAAGCATTGAAATGTATGGCCAGGTGGCTGTTGGGACTTAAGAGTGACGTTCTTTCCGCCCAAAAAACATTCAGAATGCTTAACGCATTTGTAGTAAATAAAGGTGACCTATTGCAACAAGGCAGATTAAGTAGAGCAGAGATGAGCTGGCTCAGATTGCAGGCTGGGTGCTCGATGCTTAAGATATGCGAGCAGAAGGGAGTAGGAGATCAATTTACAGCGGAGCAATTCTACAATCTATCCCAACTCATGGTT GATGAAGTCCCACAGGTCAGAGAAGCTTTCGGAGGTAAACTTCACAAAGGTCTGGGCAGAGGGATACCAAATAAATGCTTACCCCTTGATTTTATGGGGTATTATGCACTCGCTGGTAAAGAGCAAGATAAGAGGCTGAAATATCTTTTGAAAacatacatgcaaacagataTTAACAAAAGAAGAGACTATGTAAAAACATTATCACTGGGAACTGTGGACAAAGCGATGG GTCAATTACCCCATATTCTACCTGACTACATGCTGGTATTTGCGGTCCCAATTCTGGCACACGATCCCGAGTTCACAAACTATAATGACACGAGCCAACTTAAGGTCATTCAGCAGTGTCTTTGGTACATTCTGGAGCCGTTGATAACCAAAAATGAATTCTACTGTTACGGATTTTACAAAAACCTGATCGAGCGAATGAAAAGTCACAAGGATGCGTTGAAACCAGAGGATGACAATGTCAACTAT aaattATGGGCCGTGTGTGATTTAGCTATGAATGTTATATTTTCGAAGACAACAAACTTTGATTTGAAAGAGTTCCCGAGTGAAACCCGCATTCCTACAATGTATTTCAAGAAAGCTGATGAACTCTTGgcaaattctaaaaattacCTGCCTGCTGAAATGCAAGTAAATATGTCCAGTCCCAAAGCGAAAGGTCTACTTCACAATACACACATCGGTAGTGACAGACCTCAACGTAGGACGAAATCAAAACAGCAAAAGGAAGTAGGCATTGGACCGAATGAGACAGACGCTAGA ctgcaaatcggagaaatggAATGTATTGATGCACAG CCTGCAGAAGCATCAGAGACCAGAATCCAACTTCCTGGATTGGATGACGAG atCGAAGAACCACCGGCCAAAAGAATGCTCAGAGATtctgataaaattaatttgaagtGA